A DNA window from Gillisia sp. Hel1_33_143 contains the following coding sequences:
- a CDS encoding metal-dependent hydrolase, with protein sequence MDSLTQIVLGAAIGEAVLGKKVGNKAMLYGAIAGTIPDLDSFAPLFTDTLTAIEIHRGFSHSILFSILFAPIFGWLISKIEKKADVHWKDWSWLMFWGLITHPLLDAHTTWGTQLFWPLDLRLAYKNIFVIDPLYTLPFLIFLILAFRAKKGSLQRRKYNNLGLIISSIYMICTIGLKAITYFKFESALEEQDISYNQIQTRPSPFNTIMWSANVEVEDAYLLADYSILDTKPIEFKRIPKNHDLVNDYRDEKDLNRIIAISQGWYTIAKRDEILYFNDLRFGAYNINAADPKFVFSYKLKGKSGELKVEEVPRDPENAKKVFSNLATRVFGN encoded by the coding sequence ATGGATTCTTTAACTCAAATAGTATTAGGAGCTGCAATTGGAGAAGCGGTGTTAGGAAAAAAGGTTGGAAATAAAGCGATGTTATATGGCGCAATAGCAGGGACCATTCCAGACTTAGATTCCTTTGCTCCATTATTTACAGATACTTTAACTGCCATTGAAATTCACAGAGGTTTTTCACATTCTATCTTGTTTTCAATCCTTTTTGCTCCAATATTTGGTTGGCTCATTTCAAAAATTGAAAAGAAAGCTGACGTACATTGGAAAGATTGGTCATGGTTGATGTTTTGGGGCTTAATAACGCATCCGCTTTTAGATGCCCATACCACTTGGGGCACGCAACTTTTCTGGCCATTAGATCTTAGGTTAGCTTACAAAAATATCTTTGTTATAGATCCGCTTTACACCTTGCCATTCTTGATCTTCTTGATATTGGCCTTCAGAGCTAAAAAAGGATCTTTACAAAGAAGGAAGTATAACAACTTAGGATTGATTATTAGTAGCATTTATATGATCTGTACCATCGGATTAAAAGCAATCACCTATTTCAAATTTGAAAGTGCTTTAGAGGAGCAAGATATTTCTTATAACCAGATTCAAACTAGACCAAGTCCATTTAATACCATTATGTGGTCTGCCAATGTAGAAGTTGAAGATGCTTATCTTCTTGCAGATTATTCAATTTTAGATACCAAGCCTATAGAATTTAAACGTATTCCCAAGAATCATGATTTGGTAAATGATTATAGAGATGAAAAAGATCTGAACCGAATAATCGCTATTTCACAAGGCTGGTATACTATTGCCAAAAGAGATGAAATTTTATATTTTAATGATCTTCGTTTTGGAGCTTATAACATAAATGCTGCAGATCCAAAATTTGTCTTTAGTTATAAGTTGAAAGGAAAATCAGGTGAACTGAAAGTAGAAGAAGTTCCTCGTGATCCTGAAAATGCTAAAAAAGTTTTTAGCAACTTAGCAACTCGAGTGTTTGGAAATTGA
- a CDS encoding M56 family metallopeptidase, with protein sequence MEIFFLKSAACLSIFYTFYKILLENASMHTFKRIYLLCALVLSGVIPFITFYEYVQVEQAAGLVENSSAIITNFTTSSVESFNWSQLLWGVYFLGVVFFGIKFIKNLISINFRILRNPKVKANGLINVLLKFNIEPHTFFSYIFLNKRRFENNDIPNEVLLHEKAHSEQYHSLDILFIEFLQVLVWFNPIIYLIKHAIKLNHEFLADRAVIQQGIARSNYQKILLAFSSPEHFSEPTGYQLASAINYSSIKKRFTVMKTQTSKRSMLLKSLLLLPLLALMLFSFTTKKVVSIDTVVNSDQVNQDPQNYILEQEKATAKMVKEYNKLAKKYNALAKEERTISRDELKRMVYIFDRMTKEQRAQSEKFPEIIVPKNAPAPPRPTQGDDLQNIVPPPPPPAPPHPERVSLDKQREMEREVRIEERKMRSAEDEIRTEERTMRATEREMERQEREMERHERELERANKDEERMQQEMQRHELEMKRAEREMKRMEMEMQKEGTPLPPPPPPEPTVHFKQLAKEGGVFYFEGKKIALDEAIKLVKSGGNINIDVSQQGTEPPIIKIKKY encoded by the coding sequence ATGGAAATATTCTTTCTAAAATCGGCGGCTTGTTTAAGTATTTTCTATACGTTCTATAAGATCTTATTGGAGAATGCTAGTATGCATACTTTTAAAAGAATTTATCTTTTGTGTGCATTGGTCTTATCAGGAGTAATTCCATTCATCACTTTTTATGAATATGTGCAAGTAGAACAAGCAGCAGGTTTAGTGGAGAATTCTTCCGCAATAATTACCAATTTCACCACAAGTTCTGTTGAAAGTTTTAATTGGTCTCAACTTTTATGGGGTGTGTATTTTCTTGGAGTTGTTTTCTTCGGAATAAAATTCATCAAGAATCTTATCAGTATCAATTTTAGGATACTTCGAAACCCAAAAGTAAAAGCAAATGGACTCATCAATGTTTTACTGAAGTTCAACATAGAACCACATACTTTTTTCAGTTATATATTTCTGAATAAAAGAAGGTTCGAAAATAATGATATTCCCAACGAAGTATTGCTACATGAAAAAGCCCATTCAGAACAATATCACAGTTTGGATATTCTATTCATAGAGTTTTTACAGGTTCTGGTTTGGTTTAATCCGATCATTTATCTTATAAAACATGCTATAAAGCTTAACCATGAATTTCTTGCAGATCGAGCAGTGATCCAACAAGGGATAGCGCGTTCAAATTATCAAAAAATTCTATTGGCATTTTCATCACCCGAACATTTTTCGGAGCCAACAGGATATCAATTGGCAAGTGCCATTAATTATTCATCAATCAAAAAACGATTTACAGTTATGAAAACACAAACATCAAAACGAAGCATGTTGCTCAAAAGCTTATTGCTATTGCCATTGCTGGCACTTATGTTATTTAGTTTTACTACTAAAAAAGTAGTGTCCATAGATACAGTGGTTAACAGCGATCAGGTTAATCAAGATCCACAGAATTACATTTTAGAGCAGGAGAAAGCAACCGCCAAAATGGTGAAGGAATACAATAAATTGGCTAAGAAGTATAATGCTTTAGCTAAAGAAGAGCGAACGATCTCTAGAGATGAACTTAAGAGAATGGTTTATATTTTTGATAGAATGACGAAGGAACAACGTGCACAATCTGAAAAATTTCCAGAGATCATCGTTCCTAAAAATGCTCCAGCTCCGCCAAGACCAACTCAAGGAGATGATCTTCAGAATATAGTTCCGCCACCGCCACCTCCTGCACCACCACATCCAGAAAGGGTTTCTTTAGATAAGCAACGAGAAATGGAGCGTGAAGTTAGAATTGAAGAACGTAAGATGAGAAGTGCGGAAGATGAAATTAGAACAGAAGAACGCACGATGAGAGCTACTGAACGAGAAATGGAGCGTCAGGAGAGAGAAATGGAAAGACATGAGCGTGAACTGGAAAGGGCAAATAAAGATGAAGAAAGAATGCAGCAAGAAATGCAAAGGCATGAGTTAGAAATGAAGAGAGCAGAGCGTGAAATGAAACGTATGGAAATGGAAATGCAGAAAGAAGGTACACCTTTGCCACCACCGCCACCACCAGAGCCAACAGTACATTTTAAGCAATTAGCTAAAGAAGGCGGAGTCTTTTATTTTGAAGGAAAAAAGATAGCCTTAGATGAAGCTATAAAATTGGTTAAAAGTGGAGGTAATATAAATATTGATGTTTCACAACAAGGAACTGAGCCACCAATTATTAAGATCAAGAAATATTAA
- a CDS encoding glycosyltransferase family 2 protein, protein MPEIIKVIIPAYNEADSIAKVIAEIPDFVDEIIVVSNNSTDKTEENAAQAGATVLKESRKGYGYACLKGMDYISNQEIKPDIIVFLDGDYSDFPSEMDKIIAPIINDNIDMVIGARVRSLREPGSMTFPQRFGNKLATTLMKLFFNANFTDLGPFRAIKYDKLLQLNMQDKTYGWTVEMQLKAIRQKFSYIEVPVHYKNRIGVSKVSGTVKGAIFAGVKILGWIFKYSIK, encoded by the coding sequence ATGCCTGAGATCATTAAAGTTATTATTCCCGCTTATAACGAAGCAGATTCTATTGCAAAAGTAATTGCTGAAATTCCGGATTTTGTTGATGAAATTATAGTAGTCAGCAATAATTCTACAGACAAGACCGAAGAAAATGCTGCTCAAGCCGGTGCTACGGTACTTAAAGAAAGCAGAAAAGGTTATGGCTATGCCTGTTTAAAAGGCATGGATTATATTTCAAACCAAGAAATTAAGCCGGATATCATTGTTTTTCTGGATGGAGATTACAGCGATTTCCCTTCAGAAATGGATAAGATCATCGCCCCTATTATTAATGATAATATAGATATGGTTATAGGTGCGAGAGTAAGATCTCTGCGCGAACCGGGATCTATGACCTTCCCTCAACGTTTCGGAAATAAATTGGCTACAACATTGATGAAATTATTCTTCAATGCAAATTTCACCGATCTTGGCCCTTTTAGAGCCATAAAATATGATAAACTACTTCAGCTAAACATGCAGGATAAAACCTATGGCTGGACGGTAGAAATGCAGCTAAAAGCCATCAGGCAAAAATTCTCGTATATAGAAGTTCCTGTGCATTATAAAAATCGAATAGGAGTTTCAAAAGTTTCAGGAACTGTTAAAGGTGCTATCTTTGCAGGTGTGAAAATATTAGGTTGGATTTTTAAATACAGTATTAAATAA
- a CDS encoding dipeptidase codes for MKDVKSYVEENKDRFIQELIDLLKIPSISADPAYKKDVLNTADAVKKSLEEAGCDKVEICETPGYPIVYGEKIIDKNLPTVLVYGHYDVQPPDPINLWESPPFEPVIKKTKIHPEGAIFARGACDDKGQMYMHVKALEYMTKNDALPCNVKFMIEGEEEVGSESLGWFISKNKEKLSNDVILISDTGMIAKDVPSITTGLRGLSYMEVEVTGPNRDLHSGLYGGAVANPINVLAKMIASLQDENNHITISGFYDKVEELSKEERDKMAEAPFDLEEYKEKLDIDDVYGEKGYSTLERASIRPTLDVNGIWGGYTGEGAKTVLPGKAFAKISMRLVPDQDWKEISELFKKHFESIAPKGVRVKVNAHHGGQAYVTPIDTMEYQAANDAYKEAFGKDPIPQRSGGSIPIVALFEKELQSKTILMGFGLDTDAIHSPNEHFGVWNYLKGIQTIPLFFQHFTKLSKK; via the coding sequence ATGAAAGATGTAAAAAGTTATGTGGAAGAAAATAAAGATAGATTTATTCAGGAACTGATTGATCTTCTGAAGATTCCATCAATAAGTGCAGATCCGGCCTATAAGAAAGATGTCTTAAATACAGCCGATGCTGTAAAGAAAAGTCTTGAAGAGGCTGGATGTGATAAAGTTGAAATTTGTGAAACTCCCGGTTATCCAATTGTTTACGGAGAGAAAATTATAGATAAAAATTTACCAACGGTGCTGGTTTATGGACATTACGACGTGCAACCGCCAGATCCTATAAATTTATGGGAAAGTCCACCATTTGAGCCAGTTATAAAGAAAACTAAGATCCATCCGGAAGGTGCCATCTTTGCTCGTGGAGCTTGTGATGATAAGGGGCAGATGTATATGCATGTGAAAGCTTTGGAGTATATGACCAAGAATGATGCTTTACCATGTAACGTAAAGTTCATGATAGAAGGAGAAGAAGAAGTTGGAAGTGAGAGTTTAGGTTGGTTTATTTCTAAGAATAAGGAAAAGCTTTCTAATGATGTGATCTTGATCTCAGATACCGGAATGATCGCTAAAGATGTGCCTTCTATTACTACCGGTCTTCGCGGATTGAGCTATATGGAAGTGGAAGTTACAGGGCCAAACCGCGATCTACATAGTGGATTGTATGGAGGAGCTGTAGCAAACCCAATTAATGTGTTGGCTAAAATGATAGCTTCTCTTCAGGATGAAAACAATCATATTACCATTTCTGGTTTTTATGATAAAGTGGAAGAGTTAAGCAAAGAAGAAAGAGATAAAATGGCAGAAGCGCCTTTTGATCTTGAAGAGTATAAAGAAAAGCTAGATATAGACGATGTATATGGCGAAAAAGGTTATTCTACCTTAGAACGTGCTTCCATAAGACCAACGTTAGATGTGAATGGAATTTGGGGTGGTTATACCGGAGAAGGAGCTAAAACAGTACTTCCAGGAAAAGCTTTTGCTAAGATCTCTATGAGATTGGTACCAGATCAAGACTGGAAAGAGATAAGCGAATTATTTAAAAAGCATTTTGAGTCTATAGCGCCTAAAGGAGTGCGAGTTAAAGTGAACGCTCATCATGGTGGGCAAGCTTATGTAACTCCAATTGATACGATGGAATATCAGGCAGCTAACGATGCTTATAAAGAAGCTTTTGGAAAAGATCCAATTCCGCAACGCAGTGGTGGAAGTATTCCAATCGTAGCTTTATTTGAAAAAGAACTTCAAAGTAAAACTATTTTAATGGGATTTGGGTTGGACACCGATGCGATTCATTCGCCAAATGAACATTTTGGAGTTTGGAATTACTTAAAAGGAATTCAGACTATTCCTTTATTCTTCCAACATTTCACAAAATTAAGTAAGAAATAA
- a CDS encoding ParB/RepB/Spo0J family partition protein — translation MTTKASTTRKSGKRITTAKKEVKEKLTQKAIGLQIENLSIAKVIPDPMQPRKTFNEAHLQQLSESVKKHGVLQPITVRKSGNEFIIVMGERRYRASKLADKKTIPCIVREYKNNDVLEIQIIENLQRQDVEPTEEAEAIAYLSEKYAPTEIAKRLGRTDNFIRQRLKLAGLIEGFKHFVRNGEMTISLGVGVALFEPEEQQMMLETMGEDFSAHQINRMIKDQTYDLEKAPFEVADKKLVLKAGSCVECPFNAANQGNLFGDGKMVCTKSACYETKKSKSFLNLIEKSKQENILLIPEIRQYWADEENNTLIISHLEKNGLKVYLLDDVEIIENPIKPTIEDIKKEYQHYDYSEDEFKAELDEALQHYEEELEKHNSAKENEFVKGIVFHPETYRHKEVFIKILEQSKNESTTYSAPLENRKMADCTPEEQIIKINEREIRKKQIENNKQFEEVVEMIRDTKYIDTKKTLSVDEMVAFSLTLYENNVDYVGRQRFFSNLLGNTSKMTDEEIVENFKKKFKKEIFHKLIRYILTKQVHFGESNHVNNLTNISFYNAMQGYYKSKIDGIEKEYAEKRNKREERLKERITVLEKQIQGLKQ, via the coding sequence ATGACAACAAAAGCGAGTACCACAAGAAAGAGCGGTAAAAGAATTACGACCGCCAAGAAAGAAGTCAAAGAAAAATTGACACAAAAAGCGATTGGGCTTCAGATTGAGAACCTATCAATTGCAAAGGTCATTCCCGACCCGATGCAACCCAGAAAGACTTTTAATGAAGCACATCTGCAACAGCTTTCTGAAAGCGTCAAAAAGCACGGTGTTCTACAACCTATTACAGTTCGAAAATCTGGAAACGAATTTATCATCGTGATGGGCGAACGTAGGTATCGCGCAAGTAAGCTGGCCGACAAGAAAACTATTCCGTGTATTGTCAGGGAATATAAGAACAACGATGTTCTTGAAATTCAAATCATCGAAAATTTGCAAAGGCAGGATGTTGAACCTACCGAAGAAGCTGAGGCGATTGCTTACCTAAGCGAGAAATATGCGCCTACAGAAATTGCAAAGCGATTGGGAAGAACAGATAACTTTATCAGACAACGATTAAAGCTGGCTGGTTTGATTGAAGGTTTCAAACACTTCGTCCGTAATGGCGAAATGACGATTTCGTTAGGTGTGGGTGTTGCACTTTTCGAACCTGAAGAACAACAGATGATGTTGGAAACGATGGGCGAAGATTTTAGTGCCCATCAGATAAACAGGATGATAAAAGACCAGACCTATGATTTAGAGAAAGCACCTTTTGAGGTAGCTGATAAAAAATTGGTTTTGAAAGCTGGCTCTTGTGTAGAATGTCCGTTCAATGCTGCAAATCAAGGTAATCTGTTCGGCGATGGTAAAATGGTCTGTACAAAATCAGCTTGTTATGAAACGAAGAAAAGCAAGTCGTTCTTGAATTTGATTGAAAAATCGAAACAAGAGAACATACTGTTAATTCCTGAAATACGACAGTATTGGGCAGACGAGGAAAACAATACGCTGATTATTTCACACTTGGAAAAGAACGGTTTGAAAGTCTATTTGCTGGATGATGTTGAAATCATAGAAAATCCGATAAAGCCAACAATTGAGGACATCAAGAAAGAATACCAACATTACGATTATTCCGAAGATGAATTCAAAGCAGAGCTAGATGAAGCCTTACAGCACTACGAAGAAGAATTGGAAAAACACAATTCAGCTAAAGAAAATGAATTTGTAAAAGGTATTGTGTTCCATCCTGAAACATACAGACACAAAGAAGTCTTTATTAAGATTCTTGAACAGTCTAAAAATGAATCGACAACGTATTCAGCACCTTTGGAAAACAGAAAAATGGCAGATTGCACACCTGAAGAACAGATAATTAAAATCAACGAAAGGGAAATCCGAAAGAAGCAAATAGAGAACAACAAGCAGTTTGAAGAAGTTGTTGAAATGATTAGAGACACCAAATACATTGATACGAAGAAAACACTTTCGGTGGATGAAATGGTAGCGTTCTCATTGACGTTATATGAAAACAATGTAGATTATGTTGGACGACAAAGATTCTTTTCAAATTTATTGGGCAATACATCAAAGATGACAGATGAAGAAATTGTTGAGAATTTCAAAAAGAAGTTTAAAAAGGAAATCTTTCACAAGCTGATACGTTATATACTAACGAAGCAAGTGCATTTTGGCGAAAGCAATCACGTTAATAATCTGACTAACATTTCATTCTATAATGCGATGCAAGGTTATTACAAATCCAAGATTGATGGCATCGAAAAAGAATATGCCGAAAAAAGAAACAAGCGTGAGGAACGTTTGAAAGAGCGAATAACAGTTCTTGAAAAGCAAATTCAAGGATTGAAACAGTAG
- a CDS encoding 4Fe-4S binding protein, which yields MSSIHPNMALTGEPPKSINTQQKLATFLGMSGLIILLLAAFNINFPNKTLWLSISLASIFAGIVWFAKAAYSDTHPGIKNDGVWFKSMSSRGYLAWLAGISLTGFYIVLYFFPQFIGLVQDGDNTGLIALFDPLSKALSGNPASQWFVYGTLYTIAIAAFGIKFIWKYRHNRYEKLRTISVIFFQTAFAFLIPEFMARLNSDTFSLPYYDLKNIWPLNYYNFEQYRLDDFISAGDIGLALLLFGIVSIFVITPILTYKYGKRWYCSWVCGCGGLAETAGDSYRQLSDKSQFAWKVERWVVHSVLVFVVVMTTAVIYSYLGDDASKYWLTRDTFLIGVGIFLTLLFAGIWFFKKEELAKDARIGAIGYLVIVLSLIGFHYSSGSNLFLFNAETLRQAYGFLIGAIFSGVIGTGFYPIFGNRVWCRFGCPMAAILGLQQRLFSKFRITTNGGQCISCGNCSTYCEMGIDVRAYAQKGENIVRASCVGCGICAAVCPRGVLKLENGSLDGRINSEEVLLGNDVDLMDLLNQKSR from the coding sequence ATGAGTTCTATTCACCCTAATATGGCGCTCACCGGCGAACCACCAAAGTCTATAAATACACAGCAAAAGCTCGCTACTTTTTTAGGAATGAGTGGTCTTATTATTTTGTTGTTAGCAGCTTTCAATATAAATTTTCCTAATAAAACCTTGTGGCTAAGTATTTCTCTGGCTTCCATATTTGCAGGAATTGTTTGGTTTGCAAAAGCTGCATATTCAGATACACATCCCGGTATAAAGAATGACGGAGTTTGGTTTAAGTCTATGTCTAGCAGGGGATATTTGGCTTGGCTTGCAGGAATTTCTCTAACAGGATTTTATATTGTATTATATTTCTTTCCTCAATTTATAGGATTGGTTCAAGATGGTGATAACACGGGTTTAATTGCGCTTTTCGATCCGCTGAGTAAAGCATTAAGCGGAAATCCGGCTAGCCAATGGTTTGTTTACGGAACGCTGTACACTATTGCTATTGCTGCCTTTGGAATAAAATTCATCTGGAAATATCGCCATAATAGATATGAAAAACTAAGAACCATTTCAGTCATCTTTTTTCAAACAGCCTTCGCTTTCCTAATTCCGGAATTTATGGCAAGATTGAATAGTGATACTTTTAGCCTTCCTTATTATGATCTGAAAAATATCTGGCCACTTAATTATTATAATTTTGAACAATACAGATTAGACGATTTTATTTCTGCCGGAGATATTGGCTTGGCTTTATTGTTATTTGGAATTGTTTCCATTTTTGTGATTACTCCAATTCTCACCTACAAATACGGAAAACGTTGGTATTGTAGCTGGGTATGTGGTTGTGGAGGTTTAGCCGAAACAGCCGGGGATTCTTATAGACAGTTATCAGATAAAAGTCAGTTTGCATGGAAAGTAGAACGTTGGGTTGTACATAGTGTATTAGTATTTGTAGTTGTTATGACCACCGCTGTTATCTATTCTTATTTAGGGGACGATGCTTCTAAATATTGGTTAACAAGAGATACTTTTTTAATAGGAGTTGGTATATTTTTAACCTTGCTTTTTGCTGGAATTTGGTTCTTTAAAAAAGAAGAATTAGCAAAAGATGCAAGAATTGGAGCCATTGGCTATTTAGTGATAGTTCTTTCTTTAATAGGATTTCATTACAGCAGTGGCAGTAACCTCTTTTTATTTAATGCAGAAACCTTGCGCCAAGCATACGGTTTTTTAATTGGAGCTATTTTTAGCGGAGTTATTGGAACAGGCTTCTACCCTATTTTTGGAAATAGAGTTTGGTGCAGATTTGGTTGCCCTATGGCAGCAATTCTAGGATTGCAACAACGTTTATTCTCAAAATTTAGAATCACTACCAATGGCGGACAGTGCATTTCCTGTGGAAACTGTTCTACGTATTGTGAAATGGGAATAGACGTTCGTGCGTATGCTCAAAAAGGAGAAAACATTGTTAGAGCCAGTTGTGTTGGCTGCGGAATTTGCGCTGCAGTTTGCCCAAGAGGAGTCCTTAAATTAGAAAATGGATCTTTAGACGGAAGAATAAATTCTGAAGAAGTTCTTTTAGGAAATGATGTAGATTTAATGGATTTATTAAATCAGAAAAGCAGATAA
- a CDS encoding PhnA domain-containing protein: protein MSLEQELFQRSGSQCELCTASDNLEVYEIPDSPKDAENSILICGTCKEQIEDPEKVDANHWRCLNDSMWSPVPAVQVISWRMLTRLKSLGWPQDLLDMMYMEDEVKKWAKSSIAADPSAKSIVHRDSNGVILEAGDNVVLIKDLKVKGSSMVAKQGTAVRRISLDHENEEYIEGKVDGQQIVIITKYVKKL from the coding sequence ATGAGCCTGGAACAAGAGTTATTTCAAAGAAGTGGATCACAATGTGAATTATGTACCGCTTCAGATAATTTAGAAGTTTATGAAATACCAGATTCCCCTAAAGATGCTGAGAATAGCATTTTGATCTGTGGAACTTGTAAAGAACAAATTGAAGATCCGGAGAAAGTAGATGCCAATCATTGGAGATGTTTGAATGACAGTATGTGGAGTCCAGTTCCGGCGGTGCAGGTAATATCTTGGAGAATGCTTACTAGATTAAAATCTTTAGGATGGCCTCAAGATCTTTTAGACATGATGTATATGGAAGATGAGGTAAAGAAATGGGCTAAATCTTCTATTGCTGCAGATCCTTCTGCGAAAAGCATAGTACATAGAGATAGCAATGGCGTAATTTTAGAAGCCGGAGATAATGTAGTGCTTATTAAAGATCTTAAAGTTAAAGGTAGCAGCATGGTTGCAAAACAAGGAACTGCCGTAAGACGTATCTCTTTAGATCATGAAAATGAAGAATATATTGAAGGTAAAGTTGATGGACAACAAATCGTGATCATCACCAAATATGTGAAGAAACTATAA
- a CDS encoding BlaI/MecI/CopY family transcriptional regulator, with amino-acid sequence MQLSKAEEQLMQILWKQEKALMKDLIDAYEDPKPATTTIATLLKRMQDKNFVDYKQLGRSREYFPLVKKKDYFSKQVNGLIKNFFNDSASQFASFFTKETNLSKEELEDLKSIIDSEIEKK; translated from the coding sequence ATGCAATTATCTAAAGCTGAAGAGCAACTTATGCAAATTCTATGGAAACAGGAAAAGGCCTTGATGAAAGATCTTATAGATGCTTATGAAGATCCTAAACCTGCAACAACCACTATTGCTACTCTTTTAAAAAGAATGCAGGATAAGAATTTTGTAGATTATAAGCAATTGGGAAGATCTAGAGAATATTTTCCACTGGTAAAGAAGAAAGATTATTTTTCTAAGCAAGTAAACGGACTCATCAAAAACTTTTTTAATGATTCTGCCTCTCAATTTGCATCTTTCTTTACCAAAGAAACCAATCTATCTAAAGAAGAATTGGAAGATCTTAAAAGCATCATAGATTCTGAAATCGAAAAAAAATAG
- a CDS encoding cellulose synthase family protein, with product MEFAIIIIYTIALLLILLYSFSQLSLLVNYLRSKKQPDTSLKFDLSIAEQIPKVTIQLPVYNELYVMERLLDNISKIEYPKDKLEIQVLDDSTDESVKMIADKILELQQTGLDIQHIQRLDRTGFKAGALKEGLKIAKGEFIAIFDSDFLPQPDWLLQTVPYFKDPNVGVVQTRWGHINRNYSLLTKIQAFALDFHFILEQTGRNFGKHFINFNGTAGIWRKACIMDSGNWSGDTLTEDLDLSYRAQLKNWKFKYLEDVETPAELPIAISAAKSQQFRWNKGAAENFQKNYGKLLHDKNLSAGTKFHGFFHLLNSSMFLLVILLAVLSIPVLYIKNSNPQFSWYFNVIAFFAISTLIFFVCYLVTYMKIHGSSFKNFFRFIGMFITFFSIAMGFSVHNSLAVLEGHFGKKSEFIRTPKFNVNNIKDSWKANKYLTNSLSLSTFIEAALWLYFGFGIYSAFVLQDFGLIVFHLMLFAGFGFVAFKSIFSKI from the coding sequence ATGGAGTTTGCGATCATCATCATCTACACCATTGCCCTATTGCTGATCTTGCTCTATAGTTTTTCTCAGTTAAGCCTTCTTGTTAATTATCTAAGATCTAAGAAACAACCAGATACTTCTTTAAAATTTGATCTTTCCATAGCCGAACAGATCCCAAAAGTTACCATTCAGCTGCCTGTCTATAATGAGCTGTACGTCATGGAACGGCTTTTAGATAATATTTCGAAAATTGAATATCCTAAAGATAAATTAGAAATTCAGGTCTTGGATGATTCTACAGATGAGTCGGTAAAGATGATCGCCGATAAGATCTTGGAATTACAACAAACAGGGCTCGATATTCAACATATTCAAAGGCTTGATAGAACTGGATTTAAAGCCGGAGCATTAAAAGAAGGTTTGAAGATCGCAAAAGGAGAATTTATTGCCATTTTTGATTCAGACTTCTTACCTCAACCCGATTGGTTGTTACAAACGGTGCCATATTTTAAAGATCCAAATGTGGGTGTAGTTCAAACTCGTTGGGGACATATCAATAGAAATTATTCTCTTTTAACCAAAATTCAGGCCTTTGCACTCGATTTTCATTTCATTCTGGAACAAACCGGGAGAAATTTCGGTAAGCATTTTATCAATTTTAATGGAACGGCCGGAATCTGGAGAAAAGCATGTATTATGGATTCCGGAAACTGGAGCGGAGATACGTTAACTGAAGATCTTGACCTTAGCTATCGAGCTCAGTTAAAGAATTGGAAATTCAAATATCTGGAAGATGTAGAAACTCCTGCAGAATTACCTATTGCAATTAGTGCAGCGAAATCTCAACAATTTAGATGGAACAAGGGAGCAGCTGAAAACTTTCAGAAGAATTATGGCAAACTCCTACATGATAAAAATTTAAGTGCAGGTACCAAATTTCACGGATTTTTCCATTTGCTCAACTCAAGTATGTTCTTGCTGGTGATCTTATTGGCGGTGTTAAGCATTCCTGTGCTATATATTAAAAATTCCAATCCTCAATTTAGCTGGTACTTTAATGTCATAGCTTTTTTCGCCATTAGTACCTTGATATTTTTTGTTTGTTATTTAGTCACTTATATGAAGATACACGGAAGCTCCTTCAAAAATTTCTTCAGATTTATTGGGATGTTCATTACGTTCTTCTCGATCGCTATGGGATTTTCAGTTCATAATTCACTTGCCGTTTTGGAAGGTCATTTTGGAAAGAAAAGTGAGTTTATAAGAACCCCAAAATTCAATGTGAATAATATTAAAGATTCCTGGAAAGCGAATAAATATCTAACCAATAGTCTTTCCTTAAGCACTTTTATTGAGGCTGCGCTTTGGTTGTATTTTGGCTTCGGAATTTATAGCGCTTTTGTTCTTCAAGATTTTGGATTGATCGTATTTCATCTAATGCTTTTTGCAGGGTTTGGCTTTGTCGCTTTTAAATCTATTTTCAGCAAAATATAA